The Pseudomonas parafulva genome includes a window with the following:
- a CDS encoding sterol desaturase family protein yields MLFNILVLLGTLVAMEGVGTLAHKYIMHGWGWWLHRSHHEPQLGMLETNDVYLLALAVISLALVAVGKAGHAPLQWVGGGVAAYGALYVIAHDGFFHRHWPRTVRPVGRYLTRLHRAHRLHHAVKGRKGSVSFGFFYAPPLKRLVRELRRNRGSGL; encoded by the coding sequence ATGCTGTTCAATATCCTCGTCCTGCTTGGCACACTGGTGGCCATGGAGGGTGTCGGCACCTTGGCGCACAAGTACATCATGCATGGCTGGGGCTGGTGGCTGCATCGCTCGCACCACGAACCCCAGCTGGGCATGCTCGAAACCAACGACGTGTACCTGCTGGCACTGGCGGTGATTTCGCTGGCACTGGTGGCGGTCGGCAAAGCCGGGCATGCGCCACTGCAGTGGGTCGGAGGCGGGGTGGCGGCTTACGGCGCGCTGTACGTGATTGCGCATGATGGCTTTTTTCACCGTCACTGGCCCCGCACGGTGCGCCCGGTGGGGCGCTACCTGACGCGCCTGCACCGCGCGCATCGGCTGCACCACGCCGTCAAAGGGCGCAAGGGTAGCGTGTCGTTCGGTTTTTTCTACGCGCCCCCGTTAAAGCGGCTGGTGCGCGAGCTGCGGCGCAACAGGGGCTCTGGTCTCTGA
- a CDS encoding DNA-binding protein, which translates to MARGGINKVVVQQARQALIARGENPSIDAIRIELGNTGSKTTIHRYLKELNGQQPMPSEGGAPISEVLSRLVGQLATQLQDEADLVIERAESVFTEQREALEAALAAAEQALAAADQQHEIDAAALREESEKLNSTLSTLQAEQLRSASLNQSLGELQVRLADKDEQVKSLEDKHRHARDALEHYRTASREQREHEQRRHEAQLQQMQVEVRQLQQAMIVKQDELTRLHRDNERLLGENRQASSERRAQEQLLEQRDAQIQGLRTMLAQAQGSSDELRRQLAMQAKALEDSKVSCRDQALKLETLERELTENQASLRLCQDQLRDGEDK; encoded by the coding sequence ATGGCACGTGGCGGCATCAACAAGGTGGTTGTGCAACAGGCCAGGCAGGCCCTGATTGCAAGAGGGGAGAACCCCAGCATCGATGCCATCCGCATCGAGCTGGGCAATACAGGCTCGAAAACCACCATTCACCGCTACCTCAAGGAGCTCAACGGACAGCAGCCAATGCCCTCCGAAGGCGGCGCGCCGATCAGTGAGGTATTGAGTCGCCTGGTAGGTCAGTTGGCGACGCAACTGCAAGACGAAGCGGATTTGGTGATCGAGCGGGCAGAAAGCGTCTTCACCGAGCAGCGCGAGGCGCTCGAAGCGGCCTTGGCGGCAGCTGAGCAGGCGCTTGCAGCGGCTGACCAACAGCACGAAATCGATGCAGCGGCCTTGCGTGAGGAGTCAGAGAAACTCAACAGCACGCTAAGCACGCTACAGGCTGAGCAGCTGCGCAGCGCCAGCCTCAACCAGTCCCTGGGGGAACTGCAAGTACGCCTGGCGGATAAGGATGAGCAGGTCAAATCCCTGGAAGACAAGCACCGACACGCCCGCGATGCGCTTGAGCACTACCGCACGGCCAGTCGCGAGCAGCGCGAACACGAGCAGCGTCGTCACGAAGCTCAGTTGCAGCAGATGCAGGTCGAAGTACGGCAGTTACAGCAGGCCATGATCGTCAAGCAGGACGAGCTCACTCGCCTGCACCGTGATAACGAGCGTCTGCTTGGGGAGAATCGCCAGGCGAGCAGCGAACGGCGGGCTCAGGAACAGCTGCTAGAGCAGCGCGACGCCCAGATCCAGGGCTTGCGCACGATGCTGGCACAGGCCCAGGGGAGCAGCGACGAGCTGCGCCGCCAATTGGCTATGCAGGCCAAAGCGCTGGAGGACAGCAAGGTCTCGTGCCGGGATCAGGCGCTAAAGCTTGAGACGCTGGAGCGGGAGCTGACAGAGAACCAGGCGTCGTTGCGCCTGTGTCAGGATCAGCTAAGGGATGGAGAAGATAAATAA
- a CDS encoding Dyp-type peroxidase encodes MPYQQGLLATPVPVHARHLFFSIESTEAVPAALDALLGHVDGLRVTLGVGAPLAKALNAQIEGLTPFPLLDAAVENPSTQHALWLWLRGDERGDLYLQAQALERLLSPAFALVDHVDGFLHRGGRDLTGYEDGTENPSGDDAIEAAILGDGAPGLQGSSFAAFQLWKHDMHYFKSLPQQVQDNIIGRRLSDNEELEDAPESAHVKRTAQESYAPEAFMVRRSVSWADTRGAGLAFVALGTSFTSFEVQLRRMSGLEDGVIDALYQFTRPLTGGYYWCPPMAQGSLDLRLLLQPEA; translated from the coding sequence ATGCCGTATCAGCAAGGTCTGCTTGCCACGCCCGTGCCGGTGCACGCGCGTCACCTGTTCTTCTCCATCGAGTCAACCGAGGCCGTGCCTGCGGCCCTCGATGCCTTGCTGGGTCATGTCGACGGCCTGCGCGTGACACTGGGTGTGGGCGCCCCTTTGGCAAAAGCCCTGAACGCCCAGATCGAAGGCCTGACCCCGTTCCCGCTACTGGACGCCGCGGTCGAGAACCCCAGTACCCAGCACGCGCTGTGGCTGTGGTTGCGGGGTGACGAACGCGGGGACCTGTATCTGCAGGCCCAGGCGCTGGAGCGTCTATTGAGCCCAGCCTTTGCGCTGGTTGATCATGTTGATGGCTTCCTCCACCGAGGCGGCCGGGATCTGACGGGCTACGAAGACGGCACGGAAAACCCCAGCGGCGACGACGCCATCGAAGCCGCCATCCTGGGTGACGGCGCGCCTGGCTTGCAGGGGTCGAGCTTCGCCGCGTTCCAGCTGTGGAAGCACGACATGCACTACTTCAAATCGCTGCCACAGCAGGTGCAGGACAACATCATCGGCCGGCGCCTGAGCGATAACGAGGAACTGGAGGATGCGCCTGAGTCCGCCCATGTGAAGCGTACTGCCCAGGAAAGCTATGCACCGGAGGCTTTCATGGTGCGTCGCTCGGTTTCCTGGGCTGATACCCGCGGTGCAGGGCTGGCGTTCGTGGCGCTGGGTACGTCTTTCACCTCGTTCGAGGTTCAGCTGCGCCGCATGAGCGGGCTGGAGGACGGTGTGATCGATGCCCTGTATCAGTTCACACGCCCGCTGACCGGGGGCTACTACTGGTGCCCGCCGATGGCGCAGGGTTCGCTGGACTTGCGCCTGCTGTTGCAGCCCGAGGCTTAA
- a CDS encoding MgtC/SapB family protein: MDWKVFLLRVSTALLLGALIGAERQLRQRLTGLRTNGLVSTGACLFVLMTQAVPGMAPTDASRVAAYVVSGIGFLGGGVIMRDGFNVRGLNTAATLWCTAAIGVLCSLGLLLEAALGAVVVLCANILLRDIAQRLDRQEVVPATEVEQQFEVRIVCRAQDEIQVRSLMLHSLGEPELRLQSLHSEDLPDPARLEVRAQLLGTSQAPAQLERLVSRVSLEKGVSSVRWQLQA; encoded by the coding sequence ATGGATTGGAAAGTATTTCTGCTGCGTGTCAGCACCGCCCTGCTGCTGGGGGCTTTGATCGGCGCCGAACGCCAATTGCGTCAGCGCTTGACTGGCCTGCGCACCAACGGCCTGGTCAGTACGGGTGCCTGTCTCTTTGTACTGATGACCCAGGCGGTTCCAGGCATGGCGCCTACCGACGCCTCCCGGGTGGCGGCGTATGTGGTGTCGGGTATCGGTTTCCTGGGCGGCGGCGTCATCATGCGTGACGGCTTCAATGTGCGGGGGCTGAACACCGCGGCAACGCTGTGGTGCACCGCTGCCATCGGCGTGCTGTGCAGCCTGGGGCTGCTGCTCGAAGCAGCCCTGGGCGCGGTGGTCGTGCTGTGCGCCAACATCTTGCTAAGGGATATCGCCCAACGCCTGGACCGCCAGGAGGTGGTGCCCGCCACGGAGGTAGAACAGCAGTTCGAGGTGCGTATTGTCTGTCGAGCCCAGGATGAGATTCAGGTACGCAGCTTGATGCTGCATAGCCTCGGCGAGCCTGAACTGCGCCTGCAGTCCTTGCACAGCGAGGACTTGCCAGACCCGGCCCGCCTGGAAGTGCGTGCCCAGTTGCTGGGTACCTCACAGGCGCCCGCCCAGTTGGAGCGGCTGGTCAGCCGGGTCAGCCTGGAGAAGGGCGTCAGTTCGGTACGTTGGCAACTTCAGGCATGA
- a CDS encoding sensor domain-containing diguanylate cyclase yields the protein MRSARQTDEERALALAGQGRAVALFRLVLAFMLVVMTTFAAVEGWRIWRDYRDAFHNAANMVTNLAQATAQHAEDAIRQVDSISAALVERVQGDGFEHLDRKRMHGLLSQQVRIIPQLHGLFIYDSHGRWLVTDRSATPPAANNGDRDYFIYHRDHPDSAIRIGAVVRSRSTGDLIVPISRRLNYPDGRFAGVLLGTIKVDWFVRYYGEFKIDERGALVLAKRDGTILVRRPFVEPLLERNLANSDIFKHHLPYAAQGLVEAVAVVDGTPRLYAYRALASYPLVVEAGLSRESIIAPWRQDAIKSLVVLLVLVMVLALFGWVVLRQVRERIVIERALHQAHQTLKTLALTDSLTGLGNRRRLDAVFEPELRRARRQAYPVCVVMLDLDHFKAYNDRYGHAAGDQCLQRFGELLRQAAQRPADLAVRYGGEEFTLLLPDTDVRGAKAFVETLQQALRKEMLVHAGSPLGIVSFSAGIAVAEPTRSEQSPQQLLEAADAALYEAKRQGRDRYAVADP from the coding sequence ATGCGAAGCGCCAGGCAGACCGATGAAGAAAGAGCCCTTGCGCTGGCGGGCCAGGGACGAGCGGTAGCCCTGTTTCGCCTGGTGCTGGCGTTCATGCTGGTGGTCATGACCACGTTCGCAGCCGTTGAGGGCTGGCGAATCTGGCGTGATTACCGGGACGCGTTCCACAATGCCGCGAACATGGTGACCAATCTGGCCCAGGCCACCGCCCAGCATGCCGAGGATGCCATTCGCCAGGTCGATTCCATCAGTGCGGCGCTGGTGGAGCGCGTGCAAGGCGATGGGTTCGAGCACTTGGATCGCAAACGCATGCATGGGTTGCTCAGCCAACAGGTGCGCATCATCCCTCAGCTCCACGGCCTGTTCATCTACGACAGCCATGGTCGCTGGCTCGTCACGGACCGCTCGGCAACGCCGCCGGCCGCTAACAATGGCGACCGTGATTACTTCATCTACCACCGCGACCATCCCGATAGCGCCATTCGCATCGGTGCAGTGGTACGCAGCCGCTCGACGGGCGATCTGATCGTACCCATTTCTCGGCGCCTGAATTATCCGGATGGGCGTTTTGCGGGCGTACTGCTTGGGACCATCAAGGTCGACTGGTTCGTGCGTTACTACGGCGAATTCAAGATCGACGAACGTGGTGCGCTGGTGCTGGCCAAGCGCGACGGTACGATCCTGGTGCGGCGCCCATTCGTGGAACCGCTGCTTGAGCGTAACCTGGCCAACAGCGATATTTTCAAGCACCACTTACCCTATGCAGCCCAAGGGTTGGTCGAAGCGGTGGCCGTCGTCGATGGTACACCGCGCCTGTACGCTTACCGAGCCTTGGCCAGCTACCCGCTGGTGGTCGAAGCGGGCCTGTCACGCGAGTCAATCATCGCCCCCTGGCGCCAGGATGCGATCAAATCGCTGGTGGTGTTACTGGTGCTGGTCATGGTCCTTGCGTTGTTCGGTTGGGTGGTCCTGCGCCAGGTGCGCGAACGCATCGTGATCGAGCGCGCCTTGCACCAGGCCCACCAGACCCTCAAGACCCTTGCCTTGACCGACAGCCTGACCGGATTGGGTAATCGTCGCAGGCTGGACGCGGTGTTCGAGCCCGAGCTGCGCCGGGCTCGGCGCCAGGCGTATCCGGTGTGCGTGGTGATGCTCGACCTGGATCATTTCAAGGCCTACAACGACCGTTACGGACATGCGGCAGGCGATCAGTGCTTGCAACGCTTCGGCGAACTGCTGCGCCAAGCCGCGCAGCGTCCGGCAGATCTGGCCGTACGCTACGGGGGCGAGGAGTTTACCTTGCTGTTACCCGACACGGATGTACGCGGAGCGAAGGCGTTTGTCGAGACGCTGCAGCAAGCTCTGCGCAAGGAGATGCTGGTGCATGCGGGCAGTCCACTGGGGATCGTCTCGTTCAGTGCGGGTATTGCGGTGGCAGAACCCACGCGCAGTGAACAGAGTCCACAGCAACTGCTCGAAGCCGCAGATGCGGCACTGTATGAAGCCAAGCGCCAGGGACGGGACCGCTACGCGGTCGCTGACCCTTGA
- a CDS encoding DUF4142 domain-containing protein: MSNLFVKRVGLSMVLGMASVHAFAASSDDFVDAATEAGIAEIVTGNLALEKSQNAEIKTFAQHMVTDHTKANQELAEIAKKLDISVPDDAAITDKVKKVILEWRDESFDKSYVNNQVDAHEKTVELFKKEATSSDKAELKAFAAKTLPTLEKHLQEAKALQTQHGK; encoded by the coding sequence ATGAGCAATCTCTTCGTCAAGCGCGTCGGCCTTTCCATGGTGCTGGGCATGGCCTCGGTTCACGCCTTTGCTGCCAGCTCGGACGACTTCGTAGACGCGGCTACCGAAGCCGGCATCGCAGAGATCGTGACCGGCAACCTTGCTTTGGAAAAAAGCCAGAACGCCGAGATCAAGACCTTTGCCCAGCACATGGTGACCGACCACACCAAGGCCAACCAGGAGCTGGCAGAAATTGCCAAGAAGCTGGACATCTCGGTGCCCGATGATGCGGCCATCACCGACAAGGTGAAAAAAGTGATTCTGGAATGGCGTGACGAGTCCTTCGACAAGTCTTACGTGAACAATCAGGTCGATGCTCACGAGAAGACCGTCGAACTGTTCAAGAAAGAAGCCACTTCTTCTGACAAGGCTGAGCTCAAGGCATTCGCTGCCAAGACCCTGCCAACCCTTGAGAAACACCTGCAAGAAGCCAAGGCACTGCAAACCCAGCATGGCAAGTGA
- a CDS encoding DUF6021 family protein, with protein sequence MSERGTTHGTQHGPHSTDEADKPDDLGFDPDSPDLDDPQVDPQGPAKPPRDVEKDT encoded by the coding sequence ATGAGCGAACGAGGCACAACCCACGGCACGCAGCACGGACCTCACTCGACCGACGAAGCCGATAAACCGGATGATCTTGGCTTTGACCCTGATTCTCCCGACCTCGATGATCCTCAGGTAGACCCCCAAGGCCCCGCCAAACCACCAAGGGATGTAGAGAAAGACACCTGA
- a CDS encoding NTP/NDP exchange transporter: MVTRRQRLQQMLDMRSGEAPAVLAGSLLFFMLFTGYFMLRPVRETMGVAGGVENLQWLFTGTFIATLACLPVFGWMASRVRRRHILPWTYGFFICNLLAFAALLARHPDGPWVARAFYIWLSVFNLLSISLAWSVLADLFSTEQGKRLFGVLAAGASVGGLCGPLLGTLLVAPLGHPGLLTLAAVLLLGSVLAAWVLQRWRTNNPLPTRDPACEGRALGGNPFSGATAVIRTPYLLGIALFVVLLASVSTFLYFEQARIVSETFTDRTRQTQVFGAIDAVVQALAILTQLFFTGRLARRLGVRVLLVAVPLAMAAGFMCLALSPVFALFVIVMVVRRAGEYALVRPGREMLFTVVSAEDKYKAKNFIDTVVYRGGDAVSGWIKRALDLMGDHPQVAMLIGALLAVCWAATGHWLGGQQGRRDETRRR, translated from the coding sequence ATGGTGACGCGGCGGCAGCGCCTGCAGCAGATGCTGGACATGCGGTCTGGGGAAGCGCCAGCGGTTCTGGCAGGCAGCCTACTGTTCTTCATGCTGTTCACGGGGTATTTCATGCTCCGGCCGGTGCGAGAAACCATGGGCGTTGCCGGTGGCGTCGAAAACCTGCAATGGCTGTTCACCGGTACCTTCATCGCCACGTTGGCTTGCCTGCCTGTGTTTGGTTGGATGGCCTCCCGTGTACGGCGCCGGCACATATTGCCTTGGACCTATGGCTTCTTCATCTGCAACCTGCTCGCCTTTGCCGCGCTATTGGCACGCCATCCCGACGGGCCTTGGGTGGCCCGGGCGTTCTATATCTGGTTGTCGGTATTCAATCTACTGAGTATCTCGCTGGCCTGGAGCGTACTCGCCGACCTGTTCAGCACCGAGCAAGGCAAGCGCCTGTTCGGCGTACTGGCAGCAGGGGCGAGTGTGGGCGGATTGTGCGGGCCGCTGCTCGGCACGCTGCTGGTTGCGCCCCTTGGACACCCCGGTTTGTTGACGCTCGCGGCCGTGTTGCTGCTGGGCAGCGTACTGGCCGCCTGGGTGTTGCAGCGTTGGCGCACGAATAATCCACTCCCGACCCGCGATCCCGCTTGCGAGGGCCGCGCACTGGGCGGCAATCCGTTTTCCGGTGCAACGGCGGTAATACGCACGCCGTACCTGCTCGGTATTGCTCTGTTCGTCGTGCTGCTGGCCAGTGTCAGCACATTCCTCTATTTCGAACAGGCTCGCATTGTCAGTGAAACCTTCACCGACCGTACTCGGCAGACGCAGGTGTTCGGCGCAATAGATGCAGTCGTTCAGGCACTGGCCATTCTCACGCAGCTGTTTTTCACCGGTCGGCTCGCTCGACGCCTGGGGGTGCGGGTGTTGCTGGTGGCAGTGCCGCTGGCCATGGCTGCCGGGTTCATGTGCCTGGCCTTGTCGCCTGTCTTCGCCCTGTTCGTCATCGTGATGGTCGTACGGCGGGCCGGCGAGTATGCCCTGGTTCGGCCTGGCCGCGAGATGCTGTTCACCGTGGTCAGCGCCGAAGACAAGTACAAGGCCAAGAACTTCATCGACACCGTGGTCTACCGAGGCGGGGATGCGGTCAGCGGCTGGATAAAGCGGGCCCTGGACCTGATGGGGGATCATCCACAGGTGGCCATGCTAATCGGAGCGCTACTTGCCGTCTGCTGGGCCGCAACCGGTCATTGGCTCGGTGGCCAGCAAGGTCGACGCGACGAAACCCGTCGCCGCTGA
- a CDS encoding aldo/keto reductase, which produces MYGRRDVLRAGAAIGLLATSPWLSAAAVASLLSRPIPSTGELLPVIGAGTSGSFEVEAGSADYRQLYQVLEAFFKGGGRVIDTSPNYGGADSILGQLLAEGGWHRQCFIATKIAANSRADAQAQWDGTLRSLRTDKVDLLQVHNLRDWQQQLPYARELKQQGKTRYVGITHYLDSGHDQVAAIVRSQALDFIQINYAVNAPGAARELLPLCRDKGVAVLINRAFDDGRLFAAVKDRALPEWAQEQGVGSWAQLFLKFALSHPAVTAVIPATGRLDRQLDQLKAGQGPMLTQAQQQALIEQFA; this is translated from the coding sequence ATGTATGGACGTCGGGATGTCCTACGTGCGGGCGCTGCGATCGGTCTGCTGGCCACCAGCCCCTGGCTGAGCGCAGCTGCAGTGGCGAGCCTGCTCTCGCGGCCGATTCCGTCAACGGGTGAGCTACTGCCGGTGATCGGCGCCGGCACGTCAGGCAGCTTCGAAGTCGAGGCCGGCTCAGCGGACTACCGGCAGCTGTATCAGGTGCTTGAAGCCTTCTTCAAAGGTGGCGGTCGGGTCATCGACACCTCTCCCAACTACGGCGGCGCCGACAGCATCCTGGGTCAACTGCTCGCCGAAGGCGGGTGGCACCGCCAGTGCTTCATTGCCACCAAGATCGCCGCCAACAGCCGCGCAGATGCCCAGGCCCAATGGGACGGCACGCTGCGCAGCCTGCGCACGGACAAGGTGGACCTGCTACAAGTGCACAATTTGCGTGACTGGCAACAGCAGTTGCCCTATGCACGTGAACTCAAGCAACAGGGCAAGACACGCTATGTGGGCATCACCCACTATCTGGACTCGGGACACGACCAGGTGGCCGCGATCGTGCGCAGCCAGGCTCTGGACTTCATCCAGATCAATTACGCAGTCAATGCCCCTGGCGCTGCGCGTGAGCTTCTTCCCTTGTGCCGTGACAAGGGCGTGGCGGTGCTGATCAACCGCGCCTTCGATGACGGTCGTCTGTTCGCGGCGGTCAAGGATCGCGCCCTTCCAGAATGGGCACAGGAACAGGGCGTCGGTAGCTGGGCCCAGTTGTTCCTGAAGTTCGCACTCAGCCACCCGGCAGTCACCGCCGTGATACCGGCCACTGGCCGACTGGATCGTCAGTTGGACCAACTCAAGGCAGGGCAGGGTCCGATGCTTACCCAGGCGCAGCAGCAAGCGCTGATCGAACAGTTCGCCTGA